One genomic region from Henningerozyma blattae CBS 6284 chromosome 2, complete genome encodes:
- the TBLA0B02080 gene encoding uncharacterized protein: MSQEPLYKHDYSYGNQYREQQSSGTIAQRPDTANSVISQTHSNWQPMSPSGSQKILHQRSSINYYPSTHSNAYKTNFPDNSIYGSPSQLLTSSTPNRARANEIFNDRSIHLSDIQHLNVAHSYNNHGRFDERHKNIQSSFLNSCCNDNFGPSKENICQSQNGNSFLDVNNKPNGVENLTNDYSISSSTSSNHWDSMAQSKYEGFYPVSSSSNLRPFPISSSPQSQNIANYNFMKSNASSRGHGQFYGQNLDNVSSSTINMKNYRSTSRIASPISGGNTVLNNSSISSMDKESSEPARVTLIRSESRNSTSYKQNLNNSNLLSGQANFVRPMTDRSVNNYNNSNYYDKRLNEKEYNTFSTNVCSSKVNENESRTIRGTNDTSNYGSDIFNFTLNELTYFSRKENNWKKQFSLQPIILNNRGFVLRDILANEDRYHQRYSEHFF, translated from the coding sequence ATGTCCCAAGAGCCCCTATATAAACATGATTATTCATATGGTAACCAATATAGGGAACAACAAAGCTCTGGTACGATTGCCCAACGACCGGATACAGCCAATTCTGTGATAAGCCAGACACATAGCAATTGGCAACCAATGAGTCCATCTGGTTCTCAAAAGATATTACATCAGCGCAGTTCTATTAACTATTACCCTTCAACACATTCCAATGCATATAAAACTAACTTTCCTGATAACTCTATATATGGCAGCCCATCCCAACTACTTACAAGCTCAACCCCTAATCGTGCAAGAGCAAATGAGATATTTAATGATCGCTCTATACACCTCTCAGACATTCAACACTTGAATGTCGCTCACTCGTATAATAACCATGGTAGATTTGATGAACGACACAAAAACATACAATCTTCATTCTTAAATTCATGttgtaatgataattttggACCATCTAAAGAGAATATATGTCAAAGTCAGAATGGTAACTCTTTTCTAGATGTGAATAATAAGCCAAACGGTGTGGAGAATTTAACGAATGATTATAGCATTTCTTCAAGTACTAGCTCCAATCATTGGGATTCTATGGCACAATCTAAATATGAAGGATTCTACCCAGTTTCCTCATCATCTAACCTCCGACCATTTCCAATTTCAAGCTCACCTCAGTCTCAAAATATAGCAAATTACAACTTTATGAAATCTAACGCATCTTCTCGAGGACATGGACAATTTTATGGCCAGAATCTTGATAATGTTAGCAGTAGCACTATCAACATGAAAAATTACAGGAGTACATCCAGAATAGCGAGCCCTATTAGTGGTGGAAATACtgtattaaataattcatcaatttccTCTATGGATAAGGAAAGTAGCGAGCCAGCTAGAGTTACTTTGATTCGCTCCGAATCAAGAAATTCTACTTCATACAAACAAAATCTTAATAACAGTAATTTGTTATCTGGTCAAGCCAATTTTGTGAGGCCTATGACAGATAGATctgttaataattataataatagcaattaTTACGATAAAAGACtgaatgaaaaagaatataatacaTTTTCTACAAATGTATGCAGTTCAAAAGTTAATGAGAATGAGAGTAGAACAATACGAGGGACTAATGATACTTCAAATTATGGATCTGATATTTTCAACTTCACcttaaatgaattaacaTATTTTTCTCGTAAGGAaaataattggaaaaaacaattttcaTTGCAGCCAATAATACTCAATAATCGAGGATTTGTATTAAGAGATATATTAGCCAACGAAGATAGATATCATCAGAGGTATTCagaacattttttttag
- the PRP39 gene encoding Prp39p (similar to Saccharomyces cerevisiae PRP39 (YML046W); ancestral locus Anc_1.493), with amino-acid sequence MSLNSNLLSDLDAAFIKDNSQLVEAYNDINWNDLTSLNNLVASIEKVVVKYKTPNIDIREALEGIFWQLLKRYPLFFGYWKKFTAIIYQLNGLEASINILSKSIEAFPRSLELWCDYLNVMCANNPDQIDTIRKNFLKAKDLVGHHFLANTFWDKYIAFETKHEEWDNLFDIYNEMVDIPLHQYSRYGQAYMNLLQSGKTKKTDKDASSRLKWTQKLVSMVWTYESKIKQSYFSLTPPSEGEVNNWDAYLSFLLSNYKNNKISIKYVTMVFERSLTPCLYFEKIWLKYVNWLQNENYFQLPHVIDIYKRGNKVLAVQCREFRFQYIKYLKKQYSNNKDMVFVYFTEAIASFNEIWPLEVFPMGEYLVIVKRYKFASRISQPSKEILSKQTAFWKYLDKCVMNYLKKNIDLSDPLQSMMNDHNISAVISMLIKHVWLVLKNTMQTMKYFNYFGKIKILQSSVTFWLLYYKFEKSSKNFIKLESFINNLGSKIFLPTTIMNDILTDYSKFYLTNATVTDFQKAQKSDLYEETPKLDPILYSHFKLNDPSWYPGKNFNITLDNIQKKQEFKENGHPGIIIDKPQITNTIIGVNSKNFIKRPPGLPQFRNLEKINQSPRYTEYIP; translated from the coding sequence ATGAGTCTTAATTCTAATCTTTTATCTGATTTGGATGCAgcatttattaaagataacAGCCAATTAGTGGAAGCATacaatgatattaattGGAATGACCTCACGTCATTAAATAACTTAGTAGCAAGCATAGAGAAAGTGGTGGTAAAGTATAAAACTCCTAATATCGATATTAGAGAGGCGCTAGAGGGAATATTTTGGCAACTTCTTAAAAGATACCCATTATTTTTCGGatattggaaaaaatttaccGCCATTATATATCAGCTTAATGGCTTAGAAGCATCGATTAAcattttatcaaaatcgATAGAAGCGTTCCCAAGATCGTTAGAATTATGGTGTGATTATCTAAATGTTATGTGTGCCAATAACCCTGACCAAATTGACACGATTAGAAAGAATTTTCTGAAAGCTAAGGATTTGGTAGGCCATCATTTTTTGGCAAATACGTTTTGGGATAAATATATTGCATTTGAGACTAAACATGAAGAATGGGacaatttatttgatatatataatgaaatGGTGGATATACCACTACATCAATATTCTAGATATGGCCAAGCATATATGAACTTATTACAATCAGGTAAAACAAAGAAGACAGATAAAGATGCTAGCTCACGGTTAAAATGGACCCAAAAATTGGTTAGCATGGTTTGGACTTAtgaaagtaaaataaaGCAAAGCTATTTCAGTTTGACACCTCCTTCGGAGGGTGAAGTTAATAATTGGGATGCatatctttcttttctccTGAGTAACTATAAgaacaataaaatatccATAAAATATGTTACAATGGTGTTTGAGAGATCATTAACTCCATGcctttattttgaaaaaatatggCTAAAATATGTGAATTGGTTACAAAATGAAAACTATTTTCAACTCCCACAtgttattgatatttataaGAGAGGAAATAAGGTATTGGCAGTACAATGCAGGGAATTCAGGTTCcaatatatcaaatatttgaagaagcaatattctaataataaagatatggTTTTCGTATATTTCACAGAAGCAATTGCATCCTTTAATGAAATATGGCCATTAGAAGTCTTCCCAATGGGCGAATATTTAGTAATTGTAAAAAGGTATAAATTTGCTTCAAGAATCTCACAACCTAGTAAAGAAATCTTAAGCAAACAAACTGCATTTTGGAAATATCTTGATAAATGTGTCATGAATtacttgaaaaaaaatatagatcTATCAGATCCTTTACAAAGTATGATGAATGATCATAACATATCTGCCGTAATATCAATGTTGATAAAACATGTGTGGCTAGTTTTGAAAAACACAATGCAAActatgaaatattttaactattttggaaaaattaaaattttacaatCATCTGTAACATTTTGGCTATTGTactataaatttgaaaaatcatctaaaaattttataaaactagagagttttattaataatcttgGCTCAAAAATTTTCCTGCCGACAACTATAATGAATGATATTTTGACAGATTATTCAAAGTTTTATTTAACGAATGCCACTGTAACTGATTTTCAAAAAGCTCAAAAATCAGATTTATATGAGGAAACCCCTAAATTAGACCCAATCCTTTATTCTCACTTTAAATTGAATGATCCAAGTTGGTATCCTGGAAAGAATTTCAATATAACACTTGACAACATTCAGAAAAAGCAGGAATTTAAAGAGAATGGCCATCCAGgtataataatagataaaCCTCAAATTACGAACACTATAATAGGTGTGAATTCTAAAAACTTCATCAAGAGACCGCCAGGACTTCCTCAATTTAGAAACTTGGAGAAAATTAACCAATCGCCTAGATATACAGAGTATATTCCCTAA
- the RAD7 gene encoding UV-damaged DNA-binding protein RAD7 (similar to Saccharomyces cerevisiae RAD7 (YJR052W); ancestral locus Anc_1.492) — protein MYRPGRRNRTNENDVKGPNSALTQFLKQEGINAETIRNNWLEHQKKKKEKEEEESNIEQQSSNNGSAPKNKVIVVKKEAGDGIEAEIQESSDSSATESDQDKADLSRFSRRLRSAQNDSDEEEYDSISLSTTTTSNLTKEVEKEEEEKNTKRKKQVLQARKKRRKKAANLLDRKTFIIPTLQSICISNISENILKLEKKNITENIPTVIGNSTNTDSSYNKDSPDTYSHLRQVFGGISVDNLNNLAKALSKNRALNDTTLQLFLKTNLTALEFHDCSKISYDGYKTLAIFSPYLKSLTLNMCGQLNNEALLFIMEKLPNLESLFLDGPFLINEPTWSKFFEGMKGRLKEFHISNTHRFTDKNLSSLLENCGPELISLGFSRMDSLFNYSLIPQYLTNQEFHTISLQYPYNEDDVNDETVINILSQIGKSLKSLNLNGCTAITDVSIINGFSAFLADNHILEELSIEELDQITDDSMVYLFSTTSFPKLKALSLQKCINLGNASIVELFLSEAKDSILDLNLNSLKQLTQESFTHMFLPELRHLNMSFVRSVNNDVVELIGKQNLNISLLEVFGDNLVTGDALIRDGLTIIGRQSDSI, from the coding sequence ATGTATAGACCGGGACGAAGAAATAgaacaaatgaaaatgatgtTAAAGGTCCAAACTCTGCCTTAactcaatttttaaaacagGAAGGTATTAATGCAGAAACTATTAGGAACAACTGGCTAGAGCAtcagaagaaaaagaaagagaaGGAAGAGGAAGAGTCTAATATTGAACAACAAAGCAGTAATAATGGAAGTGCCCCGAAAAATAAGGTTATTGTTGTTAAAAAGGAAGCTGGAGATGGGATAGAAGCTGAGATTCAAGAGTCAAGCGATTCATCAGCAACAGAATCCGATCAAGATAAGGCAGATTTATCCAGATTTTCACGTAGATTAAGAAGTGCTCAAAATGATAGTGACGAAGAAGAATATGATTCTATTAGCCTTAGTACAACCACCACTTCTAATTTAACCAAAGAAGTTGAGaaggaagaagaagaaaagaataCTAAAAGGAAAAAACAGGTCCTGCAagcaagaaaaaaaagaagaaagaaagCTGCAAATTTGTTAGATCGGAAAACCTTTATAATACCGACTTTACAATCTATTTGTATATCAAACATTAGTGAAAACATATTGAAACTtgaaaagaagaatattaCTGAAAACATACCAACTGTAATAGGAAATTCTACCAATACAGATTCATcatataataaagattcACCTGATACATATTCCCATTTACGACAGGTTTTTGGGGGTATATCAGTCGATaatctaaataatttagCAAAAGCTCTTTCTAAAAACCGAGCCTTAAATGACACCACacttcaattatttttgaagaCAAATTTAACAGCATTAGAATTTCATGACTGTTCCAAAATATCTTACGATGGCTACAAAACATTAGCCATATTTTCTCCTTATTTAAAGAGTTTAACATTAAATATGTGTGgacaattaaataatgaagcTCTTCTGTTTATAATGGAAAAATTGCCGAATTTAGAATCACTATTCTTGGATGGTCCATTTCTTATCAATGAACCTACATGGTCCAAGTTTTTTGAAGGAATGAAAGGTCGTTTGAAGGAATTTCACATATCCAATACTCATAGATTTACAGATAAGAACTTGTCATCTTTACTAGAAAATTGTGGGCCTGAATTAATTTCCTTGGGCTTTTCTAGAATGGATTCACTTTTcaattattcattaatacCACAATACTTGACAAACCAAGAATTTCATACAATTTCGCTTCAATATCCCTATAACGAGGATGATGTTAATGATGAAACAGTGATTAACATATTAAGTCAAATTGGTAAAAGCTTAAAAAgcttaaatttaaatggaTGTACAGCAATAACAGATGTTTCTATAATTAATGGATTTAGTGCATTCTTAGCAGATAACCACATCTTAGAAGAGCTTTCGATAGAAGAATTGGACCAAATTACTGATGATTCCATGgtttatcttttttctaCTACTTCTTTCCCAAAGTTAAAAGCTTTAAGCCTGCAAAAATGTATTAATTTGGGAAATGCTTCTAttgtagaattatttttaagtGAAGCTAAGGATTCTATTTTGGatctaaatttaaacagtttaaaacaattgaCACAAGAAAGTTTCACTCATATGTTCTTGCCAGAATTAAGGCATCTAAACATGTCATTTGTTCGTTCAGTGAATAATGATGTTGTGGAGCTGATTGGGAAGCAAAACTTAAATATTTCCTTATTAGAAGTATTTGGGGATAATTTGGTGACAGGTGATGCACTTATAAGAGATGGTTTAACGATTATAGGACGACAAAGTGACAGCATATGA